One genomic window of Malaciobacter molluscorum LMG 25693 includes the following:
- a CDS encoding lipoate--protein ligase family protein — MLKNKIFKLIVTDKENAKFNMSIDKILVNSFNENDLPILRLYTWEKSFTVGLSQKCDDFPTYKIEYKNNCSKRITGGGVLFHGHDLSYSLILPSSYMTGLSVKQSYEQICQFLLTFYRNLGLNTCFAKDSKNVTLSKSEFCQVGFEAYDILVNDIKIGGNAQKRSKKMIFQHGSIPIKSTKKDIKIGSSLEDFSIKLSFDDAKQKLIEAFKETFNVKFEKTEITEEQKQRLNLLLEDEK, encoded by the coding sequence ATGTTAAAAAATAAAATTTTTAAACTAATTGTTACAGATAAAGAAAATGCAAAATTTAATATGAGTATAGATAAAATTTTAGTAAATTCTTTTAATGAAAATGATTTACCAATTTTAAGACTTTATACATGGGAAAAATCTTTTACAGTTGGATTATCTCAAAAATGTGATGATTTTCCTACATATAAAATAGAGTATAAAAACAACTGTTCAAAAAGAATAACAGGTGGTGGTGTTTTATTTCATGGACATGATTTATCTTATAGCTTAATTTTACCAAGCAGTTATATGACTGGACTTAGTGTAAAACAAAGTTATGAACAAATTTGTCAATTTCTTTTAACATTTTATAGAAACTTAGGACTAAATACATGTTTTGCAAAAGATTCAAAAAATGTTACACTAAGTAAAAGTGAATTTTGTCAAGTTGGCTTTGAAGCATATGATATTTTAGTTAATGATATTAAAATTGGTGGAAATGCACAAAAAAGATCAAAAAAAATGATTTTTCAACATGGTTCTATACCAATAAAAAGTACAAAAAAAGATATAAAAATAGGTTCTAGTTTGGAAGATTTTTCAATAAAACTTAGTTTTGATGATGCAAAACAAAAACTTATTGAAGCATTTAAAGAAACGTTTAATGTAAAATTTGAAAAAACTGAAATTACAGAAGAACAAAAACAGAGATTAAATCTATTATTAGAGGATGAAAAATGA